The DNA region TCAACGCCAAGGACAAGCGCTATTTTGTTTCCGCCCAGGAAGGGCAGGTCATGCACACCAACGAGGGCATCCTGCACCTCGACGAGGTGCGTGCCGCCGGTTGGGGGCAGCAGGTCCTGACCCACAAGGGCTACCCGTTCACGGTCATGCGGCCCTCCCTGTACGACTTGGTCAAGTCCGTCAAACGGCGCACCCAGATCATCTACCCCAAGGAAATCGGCTATATCGTCATGAAGCTCGGCATCGGTCCGGGATGTCGCGTGGTCGAGGCCGGCTGTGGCTCCGGCGGTCTGACCACGGCCCTGGCCTGGCTGGTGGGCGACACCGGCAAGGTGTACACGTATGAACGCCGCGAGGAATTTTACACGCTCTGCCACCAGAATCTGGAGCGGATCGGTCTGGCGCATCGCGTCGAACAGTTCCATCACGACGTGTCCGAAGGATTCCATGCCCACGGCGCCGACGCCCTGTTTCTCGATGTGCGCGAGCCAAGCGACGTTGTCCGGCATATTCCGAACGCGGTGGTACCCGGCGCGCCCATCGGCTTTTTGCTGCCAACCACCAACCAGGTCCAGGATCTGCTCAAGGCCATGGAAGATGGCCCCTTTCGGCAAATCGAAGTGCTCGAGATCCTCCTGCGCCACTACAAGCCCGTGCCCGAACGGCTGCGCCCGGACGACCGCATGGTCGCGCACACGGGCTTTCTGGTCTTTGCGCGAACCTACGCCGAGCTGAAATCCTCGGATACTTGCGGTGATCCAGAGGACCAGCCCACGGACGACCAGGACGCCACGAGCCTCGCGGCCACGGACTAAATCTTTCGTTTACGCATGCTATTTCAAGGATTTGCAAGTTACCGCTTGCAAATCCTTTTTTTATTCCTATAGAAATGAACCTTTCCGACATCCCCAACCCCGGCCAGGCCGGACCAAGCCCCCCAAGGAGGAGTGCTGATGACCCGCAAGGATCGCACTGAAGGTATTTTCAGCCGGCGCGAAGTTCTGGACGCCACGGAACGCCAAAAATACTACCAGATCCAGCTCAAGGAGCTGCTGTCGTACGCATACCGATATTCCGAGGACGTAAAAA from Deltaproteobacteria bacterium includes:
- a CDS encoding tRNA (adenine-N1)-methyltransferase produces the protein MLEPGQLVMLLNAKDKRYFVSAQEGQVMHTNEGILHLDEVRAAGWGQQVLTHKGYPFTVMRPSLYDLVKSVKRRTQIIYPKEIGYIVMKLGIGPGCRVVEAGCGSGGLTTALAWLVGDTGKVYTYERREEFYTLCHQNLERIGLAHRVEQFHHDVSEGFHAHGADALFLDVREPSDVVRHIPNAVVPGAPIGFLLPTTNQVQDLLKAMEDGPFRQIEVLEILLRHYKPVPERLRPDDRMVAHTGFLVFARTYAELKSSDTCGDPEDQPTDDQDATSLAATD